The Streptomyces sp. ICC1 DNA window GGAGACGTCCACGTCCGGTTCGGCCGCGAGCGCGGCGGCGAGAGATTCGGCGAAGATGCGGTGATCGTCGACCACGAGTACCCGGATACGGACCACAAAACCCCCAAGGGTCGGGGAACGGACGACGGCGGGTACGGCGCCCGGACCGGGTGATCCGCAGGCGCCTCGGCCGCCGCCGTGACATCTCTGCACTACCCCGGACCGGACGTCGTACCCGACTTGTCTCGACCCCTGAATCAACACCGGCCCCCACCGGTGTCACGCATCAGCGTAGGCCCGGGGGAGGCTGGTGGTTGGCCGAATAGCAGAAGTTTTCCGAGCCATTTTCCGGTGAGGCGGCCGTTCAAGGCCTCCTGGCTGGCCGGAAATCACCCCTACCGCGATGCCGTGGGACATATCGCGGACGGTCGTGTGCCGCGGGCAGTTGCACGAGGTGTATTTCACCCGGCGTGCGCACGCCGGGCGCCCGCGCACGGCGCCCGGTCACGGCGCACCCCGAACGTGTGCGCGCCCCCGCACCGGGTGGGGGCGGGGGCGCGGAGCTCCGTAGGGATCGGGCCGCTTCAGCTGGTCCGGGCGCGCAGCGCGCGGGTGAAGTTCCAGGCGTCCGTCACGATCCCCGTGAGGTCCGAGCGCTCCGGGGTCCAGCCGAGGCGCTCGTGGGCCGTGCGGGCGGAGGCGACGAGCACCGCGGGGTCGCCGGCCCGGCGCGGGGCGACGACCTCGGGGATCTGCTCCCCGGTGACCTTGCGGACGGTCTCGATGACCTCGCGGACCGAGAACCCGTTGCCGTTGCCGAGGTTGCACACCAGGTGCTCGCCCGCCGCCGCGGCCCGCAGCGCCGCCAGGTGGGCCCGCGCCAGGTCGGCGACGTGGATGTAGTCCCGCACGCAGGTGCCGTCCGGGGTCGGGTAGTCCTCGCCGAACACCGAGATCGACTCCCGCTCGCCGAGGGCCACTTGCAGCACCAGCGGGATCAGGTGCGTCTCGGGGTCGTGGCGCTCGCCGAACTCGCCGTAGGCGCCGGCCACGTTGAAGTAGCGCAGCGACACCGCCGCGAGGCCGTGCGCCACGCACTCCCCCGCGATCATGTGGTCGACGGCGAGCTTGGAGGCGCCGTACGGGTTGGTCGGCGCGGTGACCGAGGACTCGGTCAGCGGTCCGCCGGCCGGCTCCCCGTAGGTGGCGGCGGTGGAGGAGAACACCAGCGTGCGCACGCCCGCCCCGCGCATCGCGGCGAGCAGGGCCATGGTGCCGCCGACGTTGTTCTCCCAGTACTTGCCGGGGTTCACCACCGACTCGCCGACCTGCGAGGAGGCGGCGAAGTGCAGGACCCCGTCGAAGGAGGAGTCCAGGTGGTCGGCGGCGTCCTGGATGCGGCCCTCGATGAACGTGGCGCCGGCCGGCACCCCGGAGCGGAAGCCGGTGGAGAGGTCGTCGAGGACGACCACCTCGTGGCCCGCTTCCAGGAGGTGGGCCGCGACGACGCCGCCCACGTATCCGGCGCCGCCGGTGACCAGGTATTTGGAAGGTGCCGTCTTGCTCACGTGCCCACTGCCTCTCGCGCGAGAACGCACGCGCGATGCGTCGCGTGCTGGTCTCCGGCTTACCGGATCGCGCCGCCCGGGGGAAATCCGCGGCACGGATCAGGACGAAGCGGCCCCGGTCGGCGGCAGTCCGGCCCGCTCCAGCAGCCCGGTGCGGGCGGCCAGCGCGGCCGCTTCCAGCCGGGACCCCACGCCGAGCTTCATCAGCACCCGCTGCACGTGCGTGCGCGCGGTGCTCGGCGCGATGGCCATGCCCGCGGCGATGAGCCGGGTGTCCTCGCCCTCGGCGACCCGGACCAGCACTTCCACCTCGCGCGGGGTGAGCATCCGCAGCAGCCGGCTGCCCTCGTCGTCGGGCTGGGCGGCGGGGTTGAGCAGTTCCGCGAAGGCGCCCTGCAACAGCTGCGGGGCGATGGCGACTTCCCCCGCGCGCGCCTTGGCCAGGGCCCGCTCCACGCCCTCGATGCGCTCGTCGTGGCGGACGTACCCGGAGGCTCCGGCGGCGAAGGCGGCGGCGATGCCGCGCGGGCTCGGCACGGGGCCCAGGACGACCACGGCGATCTGCGGGCGCTCGCGCTTGATCCGGACGATCGGCTCGAAGACCCCGGGCTCGGCGGGCGTGGCCGTGCCCAGCAGGCAGACCT harbors:
- the galE gene encoding UDP-glucose 4-epimerase GalE, with the translated sequence MSKTAPSKYLVTGGAGYVGGVVAAHLLEAGHEVVVLDDLSTGFRSGVPAGATFIEGRIQDAADHLDSSFDGVLHFAASSQVGESVVNPGKYWENNVGGTMALLAAMRGAGVRTLVFSSTAATYGEPAGGPLTESSVTAPTNPYGASKLAVDHMIAGECVAHGLAAVSLRYFNVAGAYGEFGERHDPETHLIPLVLQVALGERESISVFGEDYPTPDGTCVRDYIHVADLARAHLAALRAAAAGEHLVCNLGNGNGFSVREVIETVRKVTGEQIPEVVAPRRAGDPAVLVASARTAHERLGWTPERSDLTGIVTDAWNFTRALRARTS
- a CDS encoding LuxR C-terminal-related transcriptional regulator gives rise to the protein MGVRVMVVDEHRLLAEALASALKLRGHRVLAAAAPAAGAAELVISRAPEVCLLGTATPAEPGVFEPIVRIKRERPQIAVVVLGPVPSPRGIAAAFAAGASGYVRHDERIEGVERALAKARAGEVAIAPQLLQGAFAELLNPAAQPDDEGSRLLRMLTPREVEVLVRVAEGEDTRLIAAGMAIAPSTARTHVQRVLMKLGVGSRLEAAALAARTGLLERAGLPPTGAASS